A region from the Candidatus Paceibacterota bacterium genome encodes:
- a CDS encoding NAD(P)/FAD-dependent oxidoreductase — MKKTAIIIGAGPAGLTAAYELLHSSADITPIIIEASNMVGGISRTEDYKGHKIDIGGHRFFSKSEKVLSWWNNILPLQAVHTIDEDISISYQGKKHTISLPEIGPDPDLHDEVMLIRKRKSRIFFAGNFFDYPLSLSFETLRKLGFVRTIRVGWSYLLAKLFKRKEKTLEDFFINRFGKELYETFFKEYTEKVWGMKCTEIKPDWGHQRVKALSLGAAIGSALRSWWHKVFRFYKAKETHTSLIEHFMYPKYGPGHLWETVAKRVVEKGGQIHFGKEVYEIHTDGDVVTGVKVKDASGITETLPAQVVISSMPIKHLVKALGSHAPQEVHTIASGLPYRDFLTVGILARKGDTTEIPDDTWMYVQEKGMHAGRVQLFNNWSPYLNPHDDKIWIGVEYFCREGDSLWSMNDESLRELAVKELALMGLVTEEHVLDGTVIRQPKAYPAYTGTYERFDELRTYVDTIKNLYLVGRNGMHKYNNQDHSMLTAMAAVENIVSGNSNKDHIWAINTDQEYHESRS; from the coding sequence GTGAAAAAAACGGCCATAATTATAGGCGCAGGACCAGCAGGCCTTACAGCTGCGTATGAACTTCTCCATAGTTCGGCAGATATAACGCCTATCATTATTGAGGCTTCAAATATGGTTGGTGGAATATCCCGAACCGAAGATTATAAGGGTCATAAAATTGATATTGGAGGGCATCGATTCTTTTCAAAATCAGAGAAAGTTCTTTCGTGGTGGAATAATATTTTACCCCTTCAAGCAGTTCACACAATTGATGAAGATATCAGTATTTCATACCAAGGAAAGAAACATACAATCTCACTTCCTGAAATTGGACCCGATCCGGACCTACATGATGAGGTGATGCTCATTAGAAAACGTAAGTCCAGGATATTTTTTGCTGGAAATTTTTTCGATTACCCACTATCACTTTCGTTCGAGACATTGCGAAAGTTAGGATTTGTACGAACTATTCGTGTTGGCTGGAGTTACCTGCTTGCAAAATTGTTTAAGCGAAAAGAAAAAACTCTAGAGGACTTCTTTATCAATAGATTTGGAAAAGAGTTGTACGAAACATTTTTTAAAGAATACACAGAAAAAGTATGGGGTATGAAGTGTACAGAAATTAAACCTGATTGGGGTCACCAGCGTGTAAAGGCATTATCGCTCGGTGCTGCTATTGGTAGTGCACTTCGTTCTTGGTGGCATAAAGTGTTTAGGTTCTATAAAGCAAAGGAAACACACACGAGTCTCATAGAACATTTTATGTACCCAAAGTATGGGCCGGGACATCTATGGGAGACAGTTGCGAAACGGGTAGTTGAAAAAGGTGGACAAATTCATTTTGGAAAAGAAGTGTATGAAATTCATACAGACGGTGATGTGGTCACAGGAGTGAAAGTAAAAGACGCGTCAGGTATAACCGAAACACTACCGGCACAAGTGGTAATTTCATCGATGCCAATTAAACATCTCGTTAAGGCACTTGGAAGTCATGCACCACAAGAAGTACATACAATTGCTTCGGGGTTACCGTACCGAGACTTTTTAACCGTCGGCATTCTGGCTCGAAAAGGTGATACTACAGAAATTCCGGATGATACATGGATGTATGTACAGGAAAAAGGAATGCATGCGGGAAGAGTACAACTCTTTAATAACTGGAGTCCGTATCTCAATCCTCACGACGATAAGATATGGATTGGTGTTGAATATTTTTGTAGAGAAGGAGATTCTCTGTGGAGTATGAATGATGAATCGCTGAGAGAACTTGCAGTGAAAGAATTGGCTCTGATGGGATTAGTTACAGAAGAACATGTATTAGACGGTACAGTAATACGACAACCAAAGGCATATCCTGCATATACGGGAACATATGAGCGATTCGATGAATTACGTACGTATGTTGATACAATAAAAAATCTATATTTAGTGGGTAGAAATGGAATGCATAAGTACAACAACCAAGATCACTCAATGTTAACTGCAATGGCAGCGGTAGAAAACATAGTCTCTGGTAATTCAAACAAAGATCACATTTGGGCAATCAATACTGACCAGGAATATCATGAATCCAGAAGTTAG
- a CDS encoding ROK family protein, with amino-acid sequence MIFMIDIGGSNIRMGHSLDGEKIIGAEIGNTPQTYGDILSHLAKGADRVKHASATAVIKTVVVGIPGTRDTEGNVTSCPFISSLVGKNIKKDVSDIFLGAHVYVINDAYLVGLGEALHGAGIGSSAKTFAYMTISTGVGGAFISLDPSNIPQLIDGTTQFEPGRQILDHYSHQTLEELVSGSAVEKKVGAKPRSITNEDFWRHSAEITAVGIWNMVTEWSPDVFIIGGPMVVRKPGIDFDMIVSEVKKINTTNVRLPEFKLATLEDFGGLYGGLALAKLQDNA; translated from the coding sequence ATGATTTTCATGATAGATATTGGGGGTTCAAATATCCGTATGGGCCACTCCCTCGATGGTGAAAAAATTATCGGCGCAGAGATTGGAAACACCCCCCAAACGTATGGAGATATTCTTTCACATCTTGCAAAGGGCGCAGACCGTGTAAAACATGCGTCAGCAACTGCTGTAATTAAAACTGTCGTTGTGGGTATTCCTGGTACCCGTGATACGGAAGGAAACGTTACATCATGTCCGTTTATTTCCTCTCTTGTGGGGAAAAATATTAAGAAGGATGTCTCAGACATTTTTTTGGGTGCTCACGTGTATGTTATTAACGATGCGTATCTTGTTGGACTAGGAGAAGCATTGCACGGAGCAGGGATTGGAAGTTCCGCAAAGACATTTGCATATATGACGATCAGTACAGGCGTAGGTGGTGCATTCATTTCTCTTGATCCATCAAATATCCCTCAATTGATTGACGGTACAACACAGTTTGAACCTGGAAGGCAAATTTTAGATCACTATTCACACCAGACTCTGGAAGAGCTTGTGTCTGGGTCAGCAGTGGAAAAAAAGGTTGGGGCAAAACCACGTTCAATTACTAACGAAGATTTTTGGAGGCATTCTGCAGAAATTACCGCTGTCGGTATCTGGAATATGGTTACCGAGTGGTCACCAGACGTATTTATCATTGGTGGACCAATGGTTGTTAGAAAACCAGGAATTGACTTCGACATGATTGTCTCAGAGGTCAAAAAAATCAATACCACCAATGTTCGATTGCCAGAATTTAAATTGGCAACACTTGAAGACTTTGGAGGGTTATATGGTGGGCTTGCGTTAGCTAAGCTTCAAGATAACGCCTGA
- a CDS encoding alpha-amylase family glycosyl hydrolase produces the protein MKTSSESAWYQDAIIYQIYPLSFKDSDGDGIGDLRGIINSLDHLAGKPDSLGVTGIWLCPFFPSPMKDHGYDISDYCGIDPRFGTMEDFEELVQEANTRGIKVLIDLVTNHTSSDHPWFKESRSSKNNPKRDWYIWKQPHEGGLPNNWTSVPGSSAWTLDKTTGEYYLHQFLPEQPDLNWRNPEVVKAMSEVIDFWTRKGVSGFRLDALSHIYEDPDFKDEPANPRYRASPGVIANASYEALLHVYSKDQPSLQEAVSLLSTKAHKANQFIVSETYLGPEGLKKLYDMSPYQNHAPFNFFLITERFNPSSMRSSIEKYESLLSPKNIRITVLGNHDQPRASNRLGQEFIRIAALFQLTLPGIPFIYYGEEIGMRNVDTSAGPHPYPELAKDGFTSESGGWNRDESRTPMQWNQESGVGFSTGTPWLPTPSLDSLNNITVSDQRTDPNSLLSLYKSLIALRRADSTLSLPHISFIDAQEGFLAYYRGEDNSHAVYLNFTNTAGTENLETIIGERKVSVTIQTDPGCTITDNALFLPAHSGVILKLS, from the coding sequence ATGAAAACATCCAGTGAGTCCGCGTGGTACCAAGACGCCATCATATACCAAATTTACCCATTAAGCTTTAAAGACTCAGACGGTGACGGAATAGGTGATTTGCGAGGCATCATTAACTCCCTTGACCATCTTGCTGGAAAACCTGACTCACTTGGAGTAACAGGAATATGGCTCTGCCCCTTTTTTCCTTCTCCAATGAAGGATCACGGATACGACATCTCTGATTATTGTGGAATTGATCCACGTTTTGGCACCATGGAAGATTTTGAGGAGTTGGTACAAGAAGCAAACACACGAGGTATTAAAGTATTGATCGACCTTGTGACAAACCACACATCGTCAGACCATCCTTGGTTTAAGGAATCCAGAAGCTCAAAAAATAATCCTAAGCGTGACTGGTATATCTGGAAACAACCACATGAGGGAGGTTTGCCAAATAACTGGACAAGCGTTCCAGGAAGCTCAGCGTGGACACTCGATAAGACAACTGGTGAATATTACCTCCACCAATTCTTACCCGAACAACCTGATTTAAACTGGAGAAACCCTGAAGTGGTTAAAGCAATGTCTGAAGTTATTGATTTTTGGACAAGAAAAGGAGTCAGCGGATTCCGTCTTGATGCACTAAGCCATATTTACGAAGATCCAGATTTTAAAGACGAACCTGCTAATCCCCGGTACAGAGCATCACCTGGAGTGATTGCAAATGCGTCGTATGAGGCATTGCTCCATGTATATAGTAAAGACCAACCATCACTCCAAGAAGCAGTTTCTCTGCTCTCAACAAAAGCCCACAAAGCAAACCAATTTATCGTCAGTGAAACATATCTAGGTCCTGAAGGCTTAAAAAAGCTCTACGACATGTCGCCGTATCAAAACCACGCACCATTTAACTTCTTTTTGATTACAGAGCGATTTAATCCAAGCTCAATGCGAAGTTCAATTGAGAAATATGAGTCTCTCCTATCGCCAAAAAATATCCGCATCACCGTACTTGGAAATCATGACCAACCACGAGCATCAAATCGCCTCGGACAAGAATTTATTCGCATTGCTGCACTGTTCCAATTAACGCTTCCTGGTATTCCTTTTATTTATTACGGTGAAGAAATCGGCATGCGAAATGTTGATACCTCTGCTGGGCCACACCCATACCCTGAGCTCGCAAAAGATGGATTCACCTCTGAAAGCGGTGGGTGGAATCGAGATGAATCTAGAACTCCAATGCAATGGAATCAAGAGAGTGGCGTTGGATTTAGTACGGGAACCCCATGGCTACCAACTCCTTCACTTGATTCTCTCAACAATATTACTGTTTCTGATCAGAGAACTGATCCAAATTCCCTACTTTCGCTGTATAAATCTTTAATCGCATTGCGTAGGGCTGACAGTACACTCTCCTTGCCTCATATTTCGTTTATAGACGCACAAGAAGGCTTTCTTGCATATTATCGAGGAGAGGATAACTCGCATGCTGTATACCTCAATTTTACGAATACTGCTGGAACAGAAAACCTAGAGACGATCATTGGAGAAAGGAAAGTTTCTGTTACAATTCAAACAGATCCAGGTTGCACCATCACAGACAACGCACTCTTCCTTCCAGCTCACTCAGGCGTTATCTTGAAGCTTAGCTAA
- a CDS encoding glycosyltransferase, which produces MLYIPKIFHHIWLGNAPLPEKFSLWLSQWEEMNPGWTVMRWTDQNLPEITNRKEFDEADRMAKKSDILRYEVCLQYGGVYIDADFEPLKPIEPILDGVHAFIADEHPGIPCNALIGCEAGQPFFKVLVDRLPESIRHGMETGGDIVEQTGPKFLKRCLDEYEGNDQVPVPSDAPGVLGRRVEIRSSDGTKSVHLFEYSVFYPYYYTEPEKEDTVFPEAFGKHHWTASWWKNGGI; this is translated from the coding sequence ATGCTCTATATTCCTAAAATTTTCCATCACATCTGGCTCGGAAACGCTCCGCTTCCTGAGAAGTTTTCTTTGTGGTTATCACAGTGGGAAGAAATGAATCCTGGGTGGACGGTAATGCGCTGGACTGACCAGAATTTGCCTGAAATCACTAACAGGAAAGAGTTTGACGAGGCTGACCGTATGGCCAAGAAAAGCGATATTTTGCGCTATGAAGTCTGTTTACAATATGGTGGTGTATATATTGACGCTGATTTTGAACCTTTGAAACCAATTGAACCAATTTTAGATGGTGTTCATGCATTTATTGCCGACGAGCATCCAGGTATTCCATGTAACGCACTCATTGGGTGTGAAGCGGGACAACCTTTCTTTAAGGTATTGGTGGATAGGCTTCCAGAATCAATCCGGCACGGAATGGAAACGGGAGGAGACATTGTTGAGCAAACTGGTCCTAAGTTTTTAAAGCGATGTTTAGATGAATATGAGGGTAATGATCAAGTACCTGTTCCGTCAGATGCGCCGGGCGTTTTAGGTAGAAGGGTAGAAATTAGGTCTTCTGATGGTACAAAGTCAGTTCATTTATTTGAATACTCTGTTTTCTATCCATACTATTACACTGAGCCTGAGAAAGAAGATACTGTGTTTCCTGAGGCATTTGGAAAACACCACTGGACTGCCAGTTGGTGGAAAAATGGAGGAATTTAA
- a CDS encoding glycosyltransferase family 4 protein yields the protein MKKLKIAQLTRLDIDVPPLFQSGLEFMVSWLTEELVRRGHEVTLYATDNSITKATKRSLIPQSLMNQDEMSWYQPTRAIWNASFVAAEADKFDVIHTHSAALNFFLPFIKTPVVQTLHHAIRDEFWKPKLLNEPYKSQMKYIFDQYSKINYAAISQKQADAFLPAQETFFKNYTVIRNGIPVDQFTYEENPKDYFLYIGYVNEDKGAHIAVKAAVETGSKLIIAGNNYGCEAFFKKHIKPHLSRKIKYVGPVGFKDKVELYKNAKAMLAPLQWDEPFGLTLAESQACGTPVIAFRKGAAPEIIKDGETGFVVDTFKQFIKAMAKIDTISRKTTRLHAETELDVKRMADEYEALYLRLASDKKA from the coding sequence ATGAAGAAGCTTAAAATCGCACAACTGACACGACTCGATATTGACGTTCCGCCATTATTTCAAAGTGGATTGGAATTTATGGTTTCCTGGTTGACTGAAGAGCTGGTTCGACGCGGACACGAGGTAACACTCTACGCAACAGACAACTCAATAACTAAAGCGACCAAGCGCTCACTCATTCCTCAATCACTCATGAACCAGGATGAAATGTCTTGGTATCAACCAACTCGTGCCATCTGGAATGCATCGTTTGTCGCTGCAGAGGCTGATAAATTTGATGTAATACACACCCACTCTGCCGCACTTAATTTTTTTCTTCCCTTTATCAAAACACCAGTTGTCCAGACGCTTCACCATGCCATTAGAGATGAATTCTGGAAACCAAAACTTTTAAATGAGCCCTATAAGAGCCAGATGAAATATATTTTTGATCAATATTCAAAAATTAATTACGCTGCAATAAGTCAAAAGCAAGCTGACGCTTTCCTTCCAGCACAAGAAACATTCTTTAAAAATTACACGGTTATCCGAAACGGTATTCCCGTTGATCAATTTACCTATGAAGAAAATCCAAAAGACTATTTTCTGTATATTGGATATGTAAATGAAGATAAAGGAGCACACATTGCAGTAAAAGCAGCAGTCGAAACAGGATCGAAGCTCATTATTGCCGGAAATAATTACGGGTGCGAAGCATTCTTTAAAAAACACATCAAGCCACACCTTTCTCGTAAAATTAAATATGTAGGACCCGTTGGCTTTAAAGATAAAGTTGAACTCTATAAAAACGCAAAGGCGATGCTTGCACCACTTCAATGGGATGAGCCGTTTGGTCTTACACTCGCTGAGTCACAGGCGTGCGGAACACCAGTCATTGCATTCAGGAAAGGTGCTGCTCCAGAAATTATTAAAGACGGGGAAACAGGATTCGTCGTTGATACCTTTAAGCAGTTTATTAAAGCAATGGCAAAAATTGATACTATTTCAAGAAAGACCACTCGACTACACGCTGAAACTGAGCTTGATGTAAAACGTATGGCTGATGAGTACGAAGCGCTATACCTAAGACTCGCTTCAGATAAAAAGGCTTAA
- a CDS encoding glycogen/starch synthase: MQKRLTIAHVAAEIHPFSKSGGLGVVLGSLPKTQHDLGHFVLTITPFYERHIDTNRFTFDVIAEDVPIEVSKDHFEHVDFLVAQPIQNDNGFNGIAKYFIRNSTFFGGEEKLYGYERENARFMLFNVASLHLLKFLDIHPDIINCHDWHAGLIPYFLKGRYGRDSYWKNTATVFTIHNLTYQLGHNWWEIPVEERDLGRSQLPHFNDPSLERINFAKRAILNADSINAVSETYRTEIMTKDFGQELHRTLKNRQNIFFGIVNGIDFDAYNPLTDPGLFRHYSSSSLGRRKVNKRALQKFYGLEQDDSIPLICMTSRIVEQKGFRLIMSVMLSLVRIPIQMIIMGDGDKEMQSFFSSIAKKFPKQFTIVPYDNLRETSLYAGSDMFLLPSRFEPCGINQLIAMRYGCVPIVHHIGGLADTVTDYDPLEKTGNGFVFDRYSSRELLVAIARATETFKHRSAWNALIKSDMNEANSWLIPAQKYIDLYYKTLRIKKRSSDI; the protein is encoded by the coding sequence ATGCAAAAACGGCTCACTATCGCCCATGTAGCAGCGGAAATTCATCCTTTTTCTAAAAGCGGAGGACTTGGTGTCGTTTTGGGTTCCCTCCCAAAAACACAACACGACCTAGGTCACTTCGTACTTACCATCACTCCTTTTTATGAGCGACACATCGACACAAATCGATTTACGTTTGATGTCATTGCAGAAGACGTACCTATTGAAGTTTCAAAAGACCACTTTGAACACGTAGATTTTCTCGTAGCACAACCAATCCAAAACGATAACGGATTTAATGGAATCGCAAAGTATTTCATCCGAAACTCAACATTTTTCGGTGGAGAAGAGAAACTGTACGGATACGAACGTGAGAATGCTCGTTTTATGTTATTTAATGTTGCATCTTTACACCTTCTTAAATTCCTAGATATTCATCCTGACATTATTAACTGTCATGATTGGCACGCAGGACTTATTCCATATTTTCTTAAAGGCAGATACGGCCGTGATTCATACTGGAAAAATACTGCCACCGTATTTACCATCCACAACCTTACATACCAACTTGGTCACAACTGGTGGGAAATTCCCGTTGAGGAGCGCGACCTTGGCCGTTCACAACTTCCCCATTTTAACGACCCCTCACTTGAACGAATCAACTTTGCAAAGCGTGCAATATTAAACGCAGACAGTATTAACGCTGTCTCTGAAACGTACCGTACGGAAATCATGACCAAAGACTTTGGGCAAGAACTACACAGGACCCTTAAAAACAGACAAAATATTTTCTTCGGTATTGTAAATGGAATTGACTTTGATGCGTATAATCCACTTACAGACCCTGGTCTCTTCAGGCATTATAGTAGTAGCTCTCTTGGTAGACGGAAGGTGAACAAACGTGCACTACAAAAATTCTACGGATTAGAGCAAGATGACAGCATCCCGCTCATCTGTATGACGTCCCGCATCGTGGAACAAAAGGGTTTTCGCCTCATCATGAGCGTGATGTTGAGTCTCGTACGTATCCCAATCCAAATGATTATTATGGGTGACGGAGACAAGGAAATGCAATCCTTCTTTAGCAGTATCGCAAAAAAGTTTCCAAAACAATTCACTATCGTTCCATACGACAACCTTCGTGAGACATCACTCTATGCTGGTTCTGATATGTTCTTGCTTCCGTCACGATTTGAGCCGTGTGGCATCAATCAATTAATTGCTATGAGATATGGATGTGTACCGATTGTTCACCACATCGGAGGACTTGCAGACACCGTGACTGATTATGATCCGTTAGAAAAAACTGGAAATGGATTCGTGTTTGATAGGTATTCATCACGTGAACTGCTTGTGGCAATCGCACGAGCGACCGAGACATTTAAACATCGCTCTGCATGGAATGCACTTATTAAATCAGATATGAATGAAGCTAACTCATGGCTCATCCCAGCACAAAAGTACATTGACCTGTACTATAAGACCTTACGAATTAAAAAACGTTCTTCGGATATTTAA
- a CDS encoding glucose-6-phosphate isomerase family protein, whose product MNAQSKFPTGIAGAAERSHEEMKPVLFAPDATGPNTHYYMIRGGSQLGNITAWVPGTIGGEYIKAFGHYHITDFVETYTVINGEGVMVMQKRGNTNDVLESFIAVKLTKGQSISIPAFWGHGMINTGIEWLVTVDDSPVSVPNNNSDSKEADAPSHADYEPIRTQKGFGYYLLEGEKNAIEFVKNSTYTTLPEVRFFDSVTEFNQFIAHA is encoded by the coding sequence ATGAACGCGCAATCAAAATTTCCAACAGGAATTGCAGGAGCTGCAGAACGCTCACACGAAGAAATGAAACCGGTACTCTTTGCACCTGACGCAACTGGTCCCAACACCCACTACTACATGATTCGTGGTGGAAGCCAGCTCGGTAATATCACCGCATGGGTTCCGGGAACAATTGGTGGTGAGTATATAAAAGCTTTTGGTCACTACCACATCACTGATTTTGTCGAAACATACACGGTAATTAATGGTGAAGGGGTAATGGTGATGCAAAAGCGTGGAAATACTAATGACGTACTCGAGTCATTTATTGCAGTTAAACTTACTAAAGGACAATCAATTTCTATTCCAGCCTTCTGGGGTCACGGCATGATTAACACCGGTATTGAATGGCTAGTTACAGTTGATGATAGTCCTGTTTCTGTTCCAAATAATAATTCTGATTCAAAAGAAGCAGATGCTCCTTCACATGCTGATTATGAACCAATCAGAACCCAAAAAGGTTTTGGATACTATCTACTTGAAGGCGAGAAAAACGCTATCGAATTTGTAAAAAATTCTACTTACACTACATTGCCAGAAGTGCGTTTTTTTGATAGTGTAACCGAGTTCAATCAATTCATTGCCCATGCCTAG
- a CDS encoding FAD-binding oxidoreductase codes for MKIIKTGGIITNCTSLTVTSKELTITLDTPIEFIAGSFVNIFMNINGITTRRAYSISSSQRDQRTISVAVRLNPEGAMSPIFWNTNVIGTRVEVMGPLGLNTADKMTHNKIYLFAFGIGAGVVKSLADYFINTKPAEEVHIITGSRTENEIVYKEYFDHLAKKNHSVSIEYVISKPQVPTTLNTGYIQDHINGLDFNNADIYTCGQEAACETLIEKIKQINPVHSNYFVEGFH; via the coding sequence ATGAAAATAATTAAAACTGGAGGAATAATAACCAATTGCACAAGCCTTACTGTTACCTCAAAAGAATTAACAATAACGCTTGATACTCCAATTGAATTCATTGCAGGTAGCTTTGTTAATATTTTTATGAATATTAACGGCATCACCACTAGACGTGCATATTCAATATCCTCTTCTCAAAGAGATCAGCGTACCATTTCTGTTGCTGTTAGATTAAACCCAGAAGGAGCAATGAGCCCTATATTTTGGAATACGAATGTTATTGGCACGCGAGTTGAAGTGATGGGCCCACTTGGACTTAATACCGCAGACAAAATGACGCATAATAAGATTTATCTTTTTGCTTTTGGCATTGGAGCTGGAGTTGTTAAGTCCCTCGCAGATTACTTCATCAATACTAAACCTGCCGAGGAAGTGCATATCATAACTGGCAGTAGAACTGAAAATGAGATCGTATATAAAGAATATTTTGATCATCTTGCTAAAAAAAATCACTCGGTTTCAATTGAATATGTAATTTCAAAACCTCAGGTACCAACAACACTAAATACAGGGTACATTCAAGACCATATTAACGGGTTGGATTTTAACAACGCAGATATATATACATGCGGCCAAGAAGCTGCATGCGAAACACTAATTGAAAAAATTAAGCAAATTAATCCAGTCCATTCAAACTATTTTGTTGAGGGATTTCACTAA
- a CDS encoding FAD:protein FMN transferase, producing MKKEYEFSGKAMGTEFSIAIISDYFPAADAASKNAIDSIHEYESRFSRFIPQSELSRINEEKDMIVSNEFMDVIEKSYTLFVLTGGIFNPLVQIKRFGYTKDFSEIEDSAQLLNENLEEYNIDFSSTLIDSKNHKVVLQDGQQLDFGGFLKGYLAELLCKQIMTSSPHITGAIVNIGGDLYTEGKDSNGETFLFDIYNPITQSDDTTIPIFNSALATSGTYKRIWKSDGVQTNHILDISGIKNPETAIVSSSVIHPDGGKAEAFAKVLLSIEKDRALQILKPEDIGYILITNTGELVRNI from the coding sequence ATGAAAAAAGAATATGAATTTTCAGGTAAAGCGATGGGAACAGAATTTTCTATTGCAATAATTTCAGATTATTTCCCTGCAGCCGATGCTGCTTCAAAAAATGCAATTGATTCTATACATGAATATGAATCAAGGTTTTCCCGTTTCATCCCACAAAGCGAACTTTCAAGAATAAACGAAGAAAAAGACATGATTGTCTCCAATGAATTCATGGATGTAATAGAAAAATCATACACACTATTTGTACTCACAGGGGGAATTTTTAATCCATTAGTGCAAATTAAACGATTTGGATATACAAAAGATTTTTCTGAAATAGAAGATAGTGCTCAATTACTGAATGAAAATCTAGAAGAATATAATATTGATTTTTCTTCAACCTTAATTGACTCCAAAAATCATAAGGTTGTACTACAAGATGGACAACAATTGGATTTTGGTGGATTTCTTAAAGGATACCTAGCAGAATTATTGTGCAAACAAATTATGACAAGCTCTCCACACATAACTGGAGCAATTGTAAACATTGGAGGGGACTTATATACCGAAGGGAAAGATAGCAATGGAGAAACATTTCTTTTTGATATTTATAACCCAATTACTCAAAGTGACGATACCACCATTCCAATTTTTAACAGCGCATTAGCAACTAGCGGAACATACAAAAGAATTTGGAAAAGCGATGGTGTGCAAACAAACCATATCTTAGACATCTCCGGCATAAAAAATCCAGAAACAGCGATTGTGTCCTCTAGCGTAATTCACCCAGATGGTGGAAAAGCAGAAGCTTTTGCCAAAGTACTTTTATCAATTGAAAAGGATAGGGCATTACAGATACTCAAACCAGAAGATATTGGATACATCTTAATTACAAATACTGGTGAGTTAGTTAGAAATATTTAA
- a CDS encoding response regulator transcription factor: MRILLVEDNEKLAKYTKQMLEEEGYAVDQVGDGKTGERMARSGSHDLVILDVMLPEKDGMDVCKSLREDNINLPVIMITAKGEIEDRVEGLDSGADDYLVKPFDMKELIARTRALLRRPQKAFVDKLEVQDIVLDSNTHIVTKHGKPLSLTMKEYSILEYLMRNSGMVVTRELLLEHCWDFAYSAFSNITDVYIKQLRKKLKDDNETYIETIRGVGYKFKTE, from the coding sequence ATGAGGATTCTTCTAGTTGAAGATAATGAAAAATTAGCCAAATACACCAAGCAAATGCTTGAGGAAGAGGGATATGCTGTTGATCAGGTAGGAGATGGAAAGACGGGAGAGCGAATGGCTCGCTCTGGCTCACATGACCTGGTTATTTTAGATGTAATGCTTCCAGAAAAAGATGGGATGGATGTCTGTAAAAGTTTACGAGAGGATAATATCAATCTACCTGTAATTATGATTACAGCTAAAGGTGAGATTGAGGATCGTGTAGAGGGGTTAGATAGTGGTGCCGATGATTACCTGGTGAAGCCGTTTGATATGAAGGAATTGATTGCTCGGACTCGTGCTTTATTGCGTAGGCCACAGAAAGCGTTTGTTGATAAGTTGGAGGTGCAAGACATTGTGTTAGACAGTAATACGCACATAGTCACAAAACACGGGAAACCCCTCTCTCTAACAATGAAAGAGTACTCCATTTTGGAATACCTCATGAGAAATTCAGGAATGGTTGTTACAAGAGAGTTGCTCCTTGAACATTGCTGGGACTTTGCATATAGTGCATTTAGTAATATTACTGATGTGTATATCAAACAGCTTCGAAAAAAGCTGAAAGATGACAATGAAACATATATTGAAACAATCAGAGGTGTCGGTTACAAATTCAAAACAGAGTGA